A window from Acidobacteriota bacterium encodes these proteins:
- a CDS encoding N-acetylneuraminate synthase family protein, producing MPPTDAQQIFQSPGRCAVIGEVAQTHDGSLGLAHAFIDAIAAAGADAVKFQTHIASAESTIDEPWRVRFSLQDETRYAYWRRMEFSETAWAGLAAHARERGLAFISSPFSIAAVDLLARIGVDAWKIASGEVTHHALLDRLARTPAPVLLSSGLSTVDELGAAVHRLRGHGLPVTVLQTTSEYPCPPERVGLNLLAEYRERFGCPVGLSDHSGAIYAGLAAVTLGAAVLEVHVTLSREMFGPDVPASITTAELRSLVDGTRQIERMLAHPVDKDAAAARLAGMRALFTRSIALVEDLPAGAILASEHLTLKKPGTGLPADGLSALVGRRLRHAVPAHRLLQESDLEPGAALV from the coding sequence ATGCCGCCCACCGACGCGCAGCAGATCTTCCAGAGTCCCGGTCGCTGCGCAGTCATCGGCGAGGTGGCGCAGACGCACGATGGCAGCCTCGGGCTCGCCCACGCGTTCATCGACGCGATCGCTGCGGCGGGCGCCGACGCGGTCAAGTTCCAGACGCACATCGCGTCGGCCGAGAGCACGATCGACGAGCCGTGGCGCGTGCGATTCAGCCTGCAGGACGAGACGCGCTACGCCTACTGGCGCCGCATGGAGTTCTCCGAGACGGCATGGGCCGGTCTCGCAGCCCACGCGCGGGAGCGCGGCCTCGCCTTCATCAGCTCGCCCTTCTCGATTGCCGCGGTGGACCTGCTCGCGCGGATCGGGGTCGATGCCTGGAAGATCGCGTCCGGAGAGGTCACGCATCACGCGCTGCTCGATCGACTGGCGCGTACGCCGGCCCCGGTCCTGCTCTCGTCCGGGCTGTCGACCGTCGACGAACTGGGGGCGGCGGTGCACCGGCTGCGCGGCCACGGGTTGCCCGTCACGGTGCTGCAGACGACGTCCGAGTACCCCTGTCCGCCTGAGCGCGTCGGGTTGAATCTGCTCGCGGAGTACCGCGAGCGCTTCGGCTGTCCGGTCGGTCTCTCCGATCATTCCGGCGCCATCTACGCCGGGCTGGCGGCCGTCACGCTCGGCGCCGCCGTGCTCGAAGTCCACGTGACGCTCAGCCGCGAGATGTTCGGCCCCGACGTGCCCGCATCCATCACGACCGCCGAACTGCGATCGCTCGTCGACGGCACGCGGCAGATCGAACGGATGCTCGCGCACCCCGTCGACAAGGACGCCGCCGCCGCGCGCCTCGCCGGCATGCGCGCGCTCTTCACGCGCAGCATCGCGCTCGTGGAGGATCTGCCGGCCGGCGCGATCCTCGCCTCCGAGCATCTGACGCTGAAGAAGCCCGGGACCGGCCTGCCGGCCGACGGGCTCTCTGCGCTCGTGGGACGCCGGCTCCGGCACGCGGTGCCGGCGCATCGCCTCCTGCAGGAATCCGATCTCGAACCGGGAGCTGCCCTCGTATGA
- the neuC gene encoding UDP-N-acetylglucosamine 2-epimerase (hydrolyzing), with the protein MKRRVCVVVTARPSYSRIKTALRAIAAHPDLELQLVVAASALLDRYGDVSKLIEADGFRVDARVFIVLEGETPTAMAKSTGLGLLELATVFDNLRPHVVVSVADRYETLATAVAAAYMNIPVAHVQGGEVTGSIDEKVRHAVTKLADVHLVSCEPAAARVVRMGEEPGTVHVTGCPSIDIAMEMLQNPQIDFEPVARYGGVGAPLDLAAPYVVVMQHPVTTEYDDARHQVLETLHAVNGSDMPALWFWPNVDAGSDGTSGGIRAFREEQRPAHIRFFKNMSPVDFLKVLYNCRCLIGNSSVGIRECSFLGVPVINIGSRQSGRDRGRNVIDVDYDRHAISDALATHLANGGRYPSDPLYGTGRAGERIADCLAATQLTSSKRLTY; encoded by the coding sequence ATGAAGCGACGTGTGTGTGTGGTCGTGACGGCGCGTCCGAGCTACAGCCGCATCAAGACAGCCTTGCGGGCGATTGCCGCCCACCCCGATCTCGAGCTCCAGCTCGTCGTCGCCGCCTCCGCGCTGCTCGACCGCTATGGCGACGTGTCGAAGCTGATCGAAGCCGACGGCTTCCGCGTCGACGCGCGCGTCTTCATCGTGCTCGAAGGCGAGACGCCGACCGCGATGGCCAAGAGCACGGGGCTGGGCCTGCTCGAGCTGGCCACCGTGTTCGACAACCTCCGGCCGCACGTCGTGGTCTCCGTGGCGGATCGCTATGAGACGCTCGCCACGGCCGTGGCCGCCGCCTACATGAACATCCCCGTCGCCCACGTTCAGGGCGGCGAAGTCACCGGCTCGATCGACGAGAAGGTCCGCCACGCCGTCACCAAGCTCGCCGACGTTCACCTCGTCTCGTGCGAGCCGGCGGCTGCCCGCGTCGTCCGCATGGGCGAAGAGCCCGGCACCGTGCACGTGACCGGCTGTCCGTCGATCGACATCGCGATGGAGATGCTCCAGAACCCGCAGATCGACTTCGAGCCGGTCGCCCGGTACGGCGGCGTCGGCGCGCCGCTCGATCTCGCCGCCCCCTACGTCGTCGTCATGCAGCACCCGGTGACGACCGAGTACGACGACGCGCGCCATCAGGTGCTCGAAACGCTTCATGCGGTCAACGGATCCGACATGCCGGCGCTCTGGTTCTGGCCCAACGTCGATGCTGGATCCGACGGCACGTCCGGCGGCATCCGGGCGTTTCGCGAAGAGCAGCGTCCCGCGCACATCCGGTTCTTCAAGAACATGTCGCCGGTCGACTTCCTGAAGGTGCTCTACAACTGCCGGTGCCTCATCGGCAACTCGAGCGTCGGCATCCGCGAGTGCTCGTTTCTCGGCGTGCCGGTCATCAACATCGGCAGCCGTCAGAGCGGCCGCGATCGCGGCCGGAACGTGATCGACGTCGACTACGATCGCCATGCGATCAGCGACGCGCTTGCCACGCATCTCGCGAACGGCGGCCGCTATCCCTCGGATCCCCTGTACGGCACCGGCCGTGCCGGGGAACGGATCGCGGACTGCCTCGCTGCCACGCAACTGACCTCCAGCAAGCGCCTGACGTACTGA